The following are encoded together in the Leuconostoc mesenteroides subsp. mesenteroides ATCC 8293 genome:
- a CDS encoding DUF368 domain-containing protein produces MNNSNIKEWFIRFFKGIFIALGFILPGVSGGVLAAILGLYERMLNFMAHLRQNFKKDFWFFLPVGLGGIAGIILLSRPLEFLLVEYKAIILWGFAGAIVGTLPALTKESGKHGRSPSDWILFIVTIVAGGLFLYNMTAIFGTMPINFFSWMLAGALIALGVIVPGLSPSNLLLYLGLFDPMLAGFKRADISVFLPIALGGMLTLILFSKLMNYLLHHYYAKVYHFILGIVVVSTLLIVIPPVADYSGFNIMSGFISFILFILGVWAGHWMSGLEEKYK; encoded by the coding sequence ATGAACAATAGTAACATTAAAGAGTGGTTTATACGCTTTTTCAAAGGGATATTCATTGCTCTAGGGTTTATTCTTCCTGGTGTATCCGGTGGCGTATTAGCAGCAATTCTTGGCTTGTATGAACGAATGCTGAACTTCATGGCGCATTTGAGGCAGAATTTTAAGAAAGATTTTTGGTTTTTTCTACCAGTGGGTTTGGGTGGTATCGCTGGTATTATTTTATTAAGCCGACCATTAGAATTTTTGCTTGTTGAATATAAAGCAATTATTTTGTGGGGGTTTGCTGGTGCCATTGTTGGTACTTTACCAGCTCTGACAAAGGAAAGTGGCAAGCATGGGCGGAGCCCGAGCGATTGGATATTATTCATCGTCACAATAGTTGCTGGTGGATTATTCCTATATAATATGACGGCCATCTTTGGAACGATGCCAATTAATTTCTTTTCTTGGATGTTGGCGGGGGCACTAATCGCGTTAGGCGTTATTGTCCCGGGATTAAGTCCATCAAACCTGTTGCTATACCTAGGATTATTTGACCCAATGTTAGCCGGATTTAAACGTGCTGATATAAGTGTATTTTTGCCAATAGCACTTGGTGGTATGTTGACATTAATCCTTTTTTCAAAATTAATGAACTATCTTTTACATCACTATTATGCTAAGGTATACCATTTCATTTTAGGTATTGTTGTGGTGTCAACGCTTTTAATTGTTATTCCACCAGTCGCTGATTATAGTGGCTTTAACATAATGAGCGGATTTATAAGTTTTATCTTATTCATCCTCGGTGTATGGGCTGGTCACTGGATGAGCGGCTTAGAAGAAAAGTACAAATAA
- a CDS encoding adenine phosphoribosyltransferase translates to MTVDLHDFVATVEDYPEPGVSFRDISPLMGDGVAYKQAVDAIADFAKHLNVDLIAGPESRGFIVGSPLAYAMNIGFVPARKGGKLPREAVSASYTLEYGGVNELEIHKDAIKPGQRVLIVDDLLATGGTINATREIIEKLGGIVAGVAFIIELESLQGREKIMKAGEVPFLALMEY, encoded by the coding sequence ATGACAGTAGATTTACATGATTTTGTTGCAACAGTTGAAGATTACCCCGAACCAGGTGTTAGTTTTCGTGATATTTCACCATTGATGGGTGATGGTGTGGCCTATAAGCAAGCAGTAGATGCTATTGCTGATTTTGCTAAACATTTAAACGTTGATTTAATTGCTGGTCCTGAATCACGTGGATTTATTGTAGGTTCACCGCTGGCGTATGCGATGAATATCGGCTTTGTTCCAGCTCGTAAAGGTGGCAAATTACCTCGTGAAGCTGTATCAGCATCATACACATTAGAGTATGGTGGTGTTAATGAGCTAGAAATTCATAAAGATGCTATTAAGCCAGGACAACGTGTGCTGATTGTTGATGATTTACTAGCGACAGGCGGCACTATTAATGCTACACGTGAAATTATTGAAAAACTTGGTGGCATCGTTGCTGGTGTAGCTTTTATTATAGAATTAGAAAGCTTGCAAGGCCGTGAAAAAATTATGAAAGCTGGCGAAGTGCCATTCCTAGCTTTAATGGAATATTAA
- the recJ gene encoding single-stranded-DNA-specific exonuclease RecJ, which produces MNQNNWNILPQPSEKVVRQLSAQLNISQFMSTIVAQRGYTDPEAAFKYLQPSVEQLHDPMLLHDMDRTIERLQDAAFGGEKIVVYGDYDMDGVTSTAIMVEALEVLGADVTPYIPNRFSDGYGPNIDTYKKLIADGAQLIVTVDNGVSGQEAVEYAMSQGIDVIITDHHEMPATLPNAYAVIHPRHPKGQYPFGDLSGAGVAFKVAQALLNEGQPVEDQTELPTELLDLVALGEISDMVSLTDENRVLVSWGLKQINVSPRPGLTAVLKNAGKKDNEPVISETVSFKIAPRLNAVGRLGDASLSLQLLLSQDPEESTAIASEVEAINAQRQEIVEEVFGSAKQMALSDEYKNDQVLVIAGQDWHQGILGIVASRLVELLQKPTIVLSLTDGVYKGSGRTFGDFDLYQFMNTFHDLYDTFGGHASALGLAISPEQLDVLKEQVRLNSAKLQIHAKPISINTTLSVNEISTETYEELRLLEPFGTGNQQPVFGLQQPKINKVTTMGNLKQHIKLALENNVEAVGFNHPDWVPMVANPLGISFAATLGINYFRGRKTIQLLLTAINTSEATDENAAHKKFFAQVYKFIYAHQDLNFAQNLDKIAKQLNINKNDLNIMIQVFIELGFVHVTNGFVTIISGAAQKPLTTSITYQKYLANR; this is translated from the coding sequence ATGAATCAAAATAATTGGAACATTCTGCCACAACCAAGTGAAAAGGTTGTTCGGCAGTTAAGCGCACAACTAAATATTAGTCAATTTATGTCAACAATTGTGGCTCAAAGGGGTTATACAGATCCAGAAGCAGCTTTTAAATATCTACAACCAAGTGTAGAACAATTGCATGATCCCATGTTACTTCATGATATGGATAGAACCATTGAGCGTCTACAGGACGCAGCTTTTGGTGGTGAAAAGATTGTTGTGTACGGTGATTATGATATGGATGGTGTCACTAGTACAGCAATTATGGTTGAAGCCTTAGAAGTATTGGGGGCAGATGTAACACCTTACATACCTAATCGCTTTTCAGATGGCTATGGGCCAAATATTGATACGTATAAAAAACTTATTGCTGATGGTGCGCAATTGATTGTGACAGTAGATAACGGTGTTAGTGGTCAAGAAGCTGTTGAATATGCGATGAGTCAAGGTATTGATGTCATTATTACTGATCATCACGAAATGCCTGCCACATTGCCAAACGCTTATGCCGTTATTCACCCAAGACATCCAAAAGGCCAGTATCCATTTGGTGATTTATCTGGCGCTGGTGTTGCTTTCAAAGTTGCCCAAGCATTATTAAATGAAGGGCAACCAGTTGAGGATCAAACAGAGCTACCAACTGAGTTGTTGGATCTCGTTGCGTTAGGTGAAATTTCTGATATGGTGTCTTTGACTGACGAAAACAGGGTTCTAGTTTCATGGGGATTGAAACAAATTAATGTTTCGCCACGTCCGGGTCTAACCGCAGTTTTGAAAAATGCGGGTAAGAAAGATAATGAACCAGTTATTTCAGAAACAGTTTCATTTAAGATTGCCCCTCGCTTAAATGCTGTTGGTCGATTAGGGGATGCTAGCTTATCTCTACAACTTTTGTTAAGTCAAGATCCAGAAGAATCAACTGCCATTGCTTCTGAAGTTGAGGCCATTAATGCGCAACGTCAAGAAATTGTTGAAGAGGTATTTGGGTCTGCAAAACAAATGGCTTTGTCAGACGAATACAAAAATGATCAAGTCTTGGTTATTGCTGGTCAAGATTGGCATCAAGGAATTTTGGGTATTGTGGCTAGTCGATTGGTGGAACTATTACAAAAACCAACAATTGTTTTAAGTTTAACGGATGGTGTTTATAAAGGATCTGGTCGGACTTTTGGTGATTTTGACCTCTATCAATTTATGAATACCTTTCACGATTTGTATGATACGTTTGGTGGGCATGCCAGTGCACTAGGACTAGCTATTTCCCCAGAGCAACTAGATGTATTAAAAGAGCAAGTTCGTTTGAACTCAGCTAAATTACAAATTCATGCCAAGCCGATTAGTATTAATACGACACTGTCGGTTAATGAAATCAGCACTGAAACGTATGAAGAACTACGCCTGCTTGAACCTTTCGGTACTGGAAATCAGCAACCAGTGTTTGGATTGCAGCAACCAAAAATTAATAAAGTAACAACCATGGGAAACTTAAAGCAACATATTAAGTTAGCTTTAGAAAATAATGTTGAAGCAGTTGGCTTTAACCATCCAGATTGGGTGCCTATGGTTGCTAATCCATTAGGGATATCATTTGCTGCGACTCTGGGTATTAATTATTTCCGTGGGCGCAAAACGATACAGCTTCTACTAACTGCTATTAATACATCAGAGGCAACTGATGAAAATGCTGCTCATAAAAAGTTTTTTGCTCAAGTATATAAATTCATTTACGCACATCAGGATCTAAATTTTGCGCAGAACTTGGATAAAATAGCGAAGCAGTTAAATATCAATAAGAACGATTTGAATATTATGATTCAAGTATTTATTGAATTAGGATTCGTGCACGTTACCAATGGATTTGTTACAATTATTTCGGGAGCAGCACAAAAACCCTTAACCACGTCAATAACATACCAAAAGTATTTGGCAAATCGTTAA
- the rnz gene encoding ribonuclease Z → MQLEFLGTGSGQPSKFRNVTSIALRLLDERNAVWLFDVGEATQHQILKTTLRPRKVEKIFITHLHGDHIFGLPGFLSSRSFQGADKNEPLTIYGPKGVKEFVQTALRISETRLSYPIEYVDLTEGVIFEDHTFQVVAAPMRHRIETWGFRVIEKDHPGELLVDKLKQGNIPSGPVYGQLKAGKTVTLPDGRIVNGHDFIGKAQKGRIVTFILDTRPNDNVEWLAKNADVLVHESTYGSSEEEAKMAKAHAHSTSANAASVARRAHVNKLVLTHLSARYIGPMVKELIHDVRRNFANTYVARDFDIIDIPFKKDSNESK, encoded by the coding sequence ATGCAACTTGAATTTCTCGGGACTGGCTCTGGCCAACCATCTAAATTTAGAAATGTTACAAGTATTGCGCTTCGCCTTTTAGACGAACGCAATGCTGTGTGGCTTTTTGATGTTGGTGAAGCAACGCAACATCAAATTTTAAAAACCACTTTGCGACCACGTAAAGTTGAAAAAATATTTATTACACATTTGCATGGTGATCATATATTTGGATTGCCAGGATTCTTAAGCTCACGTTCCTTTCAAGGTGCTGATAAAAATGAACCCTTAACTATATATGGGCCTAAGGGTGTTAAAGAATTTGTTCAAACGGCACTACGGATTTCCGAAACACGTCTATCGTATCCAATTGAGTATGTTGACTTAACTGAAGGTGTCATCTTTGAAGATCATACTTTTCAAGTTGTTGCCGCACCAATGCGTCATCGTATTGAGACCTGGGGATTTCGTGTGATAGAGAAAGATCATCCAGGCGAACTATTAGTTGATAAACTAAAGCAGGGAAATATTCCTTCTGGACCAGTATATGGACAACTCAAAGCAGGAAAAACAGTTACACTACCAGATGGGCGTATCGTTAATGGTCATGATTTCATTGGTAAAGCTCAAAAAGGTCGTATAGTAACTTTCATTTTAGATACTCGTCCTAATGATAATGTAGAGTGGTTAGCAAAAAATGCCGATGTTCTGGTGCATGAGAGTACCTATGGTTCAAGCGAAGAAGAGGCGAAAATGGCCAAAGCCCATGCCCATTCAACAAGTGCAAATGCTGCAAGTGTGGCTCGCCGGGCACATGTAAACAAGTTAGTATTGACACATCTTTCAGCTCGTTATATTGGGCCGATGGTTAAAGAATTAATACACGATGTCCGTCGCAACTTTGCTAACACGTATGTGGCACGCGACTTTGACATTATTGATATTCCTTTTAAGAAAGATAGTAATGAATCAAAATAA
- the msrA gene encoding peptide-methionine (S)-S-oxide reductase MsrA translates to MAIETAIFAGGCFWCMVQPFDSLDGIEKVRSGYTGGHVENPTYEQVLTHTTGHTEAVKIWFDSEKISYRELVEIYWEQTDPTDAMGQFQDRGDNYRPVIFVNSPEQREIAEESRAALAASNRFDEPIVTKIEDAKPFYEAEEYHQDFYKKDPEREALEMAQRLQFKADKWN, encoded by the coding sequence ATGGCAATAGAAACTGCAATATTTGCTGGTGGCTGCTTTTGGTGCATGGTTCAACCATTTGATTCTTTGGATGGCATAGAAAAGGTTCGTTCAGGCTATACTGGTGGTCATGTTGAAAATCCAACTTATGAGCAAGTACTAACACATACTACAGGACACACAGAAGCTGTTAAAATTTGGTTTGATTCCGAAAAAATAAGTTATCGTGAACTAGTCGAAATATATTGGGAACAGACTGATCCAACTGATGCAATGGGTCAATTCCAAGACCGCGGTGATAACTACCGTCCAGTGATTTTTGTAAATAGTCCTGAACAACGTGAAATTGCTGAAGAATCTAGAGCCGCATTAGCAGCTTCAAATCGTTTTGATGAACCCATCGTGACGAAAATTGAAGACGCCAAACCATTTTATGAAGCAGAAGAGTATCACCAGGATTTTTACAAGAAGGATCCAGAACGAGAAGCACTAGAAATGGCACAACGCTTGCAATTTAAAGCTGATAAGTGGAATTGA